One window of Trifolium pratense cultivar HEN17-A07 linkage group LG5, ARS_RC_1.1, whole genome shotgun sequence genomic DNA carries:
- the LOC123886355 gene encoding mucin-2-like, with protein sequence MDNGEWDLMAIVHSCKATTFTNPPSTFETSPPKTPITTTTTTTTTNNGIFTQNTIPSYFNDFTVIQENHPVPVTPLKSTDFIDLEKLKINFNHNNTLDIPTTISPNPTTSSLISTTTTPTSSTTIIPTYITAAPFESVYNHQLIPQQPLRQHNQLPILQPQTPITTNNIIRPQNTTPSYFNDFTVIQENNSVPISPFKQTNYIDLEKFRFNFNPLQIPTLNPNSTTITTPTIITTPTTSIPTLIPTTNIFSPNSAITIPASSTTTLLTHIPTSHFDRAYNHPSVPQQLPRHHNQLPNLQPETSSRVLPNINPQQPKCKSRKR encoded by the coding sequence ATGGATAATGGTGAATGGGATCTCATGGCCATTGTGCACAGCTGCAAAGCTACCACCTTTACTAATCCTCCTAGCACTTTTGAAACTTCACCACCTAAAACCCCAattaccaccaccaccaccaccaccaccaccaataaCGGTATTTTCACTCAAAACACTATACCGTCTTACTTTAACGATTTTACCGTTATCCAAGAAAATCACCCAGTCCCTGTTACTCCACTGAAATCGACTGATTTCATAGATCTGGAGAAGTTGAAGATCAATTTCAATCACAACAACACTCTCGACATCCCTACAACAATTAGCCCTAACCCCACCACTTCTTCCCTCATATCTACCACCACTACTCCCACCTCGTCAACTACCATCATCCCCACCTACATCACAGCTGCTCCTTTTGAAAGTGTGTACAACCATCAACTAATTCCACAACAACCTCTGAGACAACACAATCAACTACCAATTCTACAACCCCAAACCCCAATCACCACCAATAACATTATACGCCCACAAAACACCACACCATCTTACTTTAACGATTTTACCGTTATCCAAGAAAATAATTCAGTCCCTATTTCCCCGTTTAAACAAACCAACTATATAGATCTAGAGAAGTTTAGATTCAATTTCAATCCTCTCCAAATCCCAACACTTAACCCTAACTCAACCACCATCACGACCCCCACCATAATAACTACCCCCACCACCTCTATCCCAACCCTCATTCCCACCACCAACATCTTTTCCCCCAACTCTGCCATCACTATTCCTGCCTCGTCTACTACCACCCTCCTCACCCATATCCCGACTTCTCATTTTGACCGTGCATACAATCATCCATCAGTTCCACAACAACTCCCAAGACATCACAATCAACTGCCAAATCTACAACCTGAAACTAGTTCTAGGGTTTTGCCAAATATAAATCCACAACAACCAAAATGCAAATCAAGAAAAAGGTAA